In Oligoflexus sp., a single genomic region encodes these proteins:
- a CDS encoding WecB/TagA/CpsF family glycosyltransferase codes for MSEKLRLGYANIDVVDRKEALQRAVSFARQSPCRFVVTPNSDHIVQLETREDLRLVYEDAHLVVADGMPLVWGSRLLGKPLPERVTGSELMPALCAEAARLGLRVYLLGGPPGVAELAKAKLEELYPGLLICGTDCPPLGFEKNPEQESRILEKIQAAAPDIVFVALGAPKQELWMHRSAPRLKSGVLLGIGAALEFCAGTVRRAPLWMQKIGAEWVFRLCQEPRRLARRYLRDTEILLIIFRQWRKR; via the coding sequence GTGAGTGAGAAACTCCGACTAGGCTATGCCAATATTGATGTGGTCGATCGAAAGGAAGCGCTGCAGCGGGCTGTGAGCTTTGCCCGGCAAAGTCCCTGCCGCTTCGTGGTCACGCCGAACAGTGATCATATCGTGCAGCTGGAAACGCGCGAGGACCTGAGGCTTGTGTATGAAGACGCTCATCTGGTTGTCGCCGATGGTATGCCGCTGGTCTGGGGTTCGCGTCTGCTCGGCAAGCCTTTGCCGGAAAGGGTGACCGGCTCGGAACTGATGCCGGCTCTTTGTGCCGAGGCGGCCCGCTTGGGTTTGCGGGTCTATCTGCTCGGCGGTCCTCCTGGTGTGGCCGAATTGGCTAAAGCCAAACTGGAGGAACTCTATCCGGGTCTTCTTATCTGCGGTACGGACTGTCCACCGCTGGGCTTTGAAAAAAATCCCGAGCAGGAAAGCCGCATCCTGGAAAAAATTCAGGCCGCCGCGCCCGACATCGTCTTCGTGGCTCTCGGGGCTCCCAAACAGGAATTGTGGATGCACCGTTCCGCGCCTCGCCTCAAATCCGGTGTCCTTCTTGGCATTGGGGCTGCCCTTGAATTCTGTGCCGGGACTGTCCGGCGTGCGCCTCTATGGATGCAGAAGATCGGGGCCGAATGGGTTTTCCGGCTTTGTCAGGAACCGCGCCGCCTGGCCCGACGCTATCTTCGCGACACGGAAATACTTCTGATTATTTTTAGGCAGTGGCGGAAGCGTTAG
- a CDS encoding alpha/beta hydrolase: MPARETGFFTSSDATDIWYQSVGQGPLTMVLCDGVACTGYIWKYFIPYFAQQYRIIHSQYRGHGDSAIPRNLDTMTVETFAKDINDLLDYLDVKGPIILVGHSMGVQVALECYRQKRSIYSGLILINGPYGEALRHVHGNPIFAKALPWLKKAFFKWDQHIQKVWRPLLDSEIAYLYAVLFEVNPWLTRRRDFRVYFEDVGAMKPLVYIAALDGATRHSAEDLLPEIKVPTLVVAGDKDRFTPYPICLKLHRSIPGADLLTLPTGSHIGPLELPEFIHLRIEKFIAERVKPGELKKTAEGAEGPSSKPSTPKAKKRSKSR; this comes from the coding sequence ATGCCAGCCAGGGAAACAGGCTTTTTCACCAGCTCAGACGCAACCGACATTTGGTATCAAAGCGTGGGCCAGGGCCCTCTGACCATGGTCCTGTGTGATGGCGTCGCCTGTACTGGATATATCTGGAAATATTTCATTCCCTATTTTGCGCAGCAGTACCGCATCATTCATAGCCAGTACCGTGGGCACGGCGACTCCGCCATTCCCCGAAACCTGGATACGATGACCGTGGAAACCTTTGCCAAAGACATCAATGATCTGCTCGATTACCTGGATGTCAAAGGCCCCATTATCCTGGTCGGTCACAGCATGGGCGTGCAGGTCGCGCTCGAATGCTATCGGCAAAAGCGCTCCATCTATAGCGGTTTGATCCTGATCAACGGACCTTATGGCGAAGCCCTGCGTCATGTGCATGGCAATCCCATTTTCGCCAAGGCCCTTCCCTGGCTGAAAAAAGCCTTTTTCAAATGGGACCAGCATATTCAGAAAGTCTGGCGTCCGCTCCTGGATTCCGAGATCGCCTATCTTTATGCCGTGCTCTTTGAAGTGAATCCCTGGCTGACGCGACGTCGGGATTTTCGGGTTTATTTTGAAGATGTCGGGGCCATGAAGCCGCTTGTTTATATTGCGGCGCTGGACGGCGCCACGCGTCATTCGGCGGAAGACCTTCTGCCTGAAATCAAGGTTCCGACCCTGGTGGTGGCCGGCGACAAGGATCGCTTTACGCCCTACCCGATCTGTTTGAAACTCCATAGAAGCATTCCCGGTGCTGACCTTCTGACTCTGCCCACCGGAAGTCATATCGGGCCATTGGAATTACCGGAATTCATACACCTACGGATTGAGAAGTTTATTGCCGAACGAGTGAAACCCGGCGAGCTGAAAAAGACGGCGGAAGGAGCCGAGGGGCCGTCTTCGAAACCCAGCACTCCCAAGGCGAAAAAGCGCTCGAAATCGCGATAG
- a CDS encoding glycosyltransferase family 2 protein, whose translation MLSIALFLLQILCQAITLPFSWLMFRIWDTAVRRMQKAWGAEGEAGTAFVILVPAHNEETSIATTVRSLKALNYPRGLFEIMVIADNCQDKTASVARAEGVEVLERFHDTKKSKGFALEYAIEILQKRETHPDAIVIIDADTTVDAGLLKAFDRRLQSGQDWLQAYYQVANSEDSWRTRLMHLGFAHFNGLWLLGQDTLGLGSALRGNGMAFSWKGLERCPWQAYGLAEDLEFSWHLRMNGERVFFVPEVKVYGEMIDDNPAAVASQRLRWEHGRKQLRKTFGSQILKKPWPLSRRFIYWSDLHMPPMAGFVMRLLLNLIVAIAFYQTESTELLEGLQGVCLGLALGQILNLAIYLLMPFIVMKVPRSHIKLFVIAPVYALWKAGLLLKRAPSTWVRTERKK comes from the coding sequence ATGCTGTCTATCGCCCTTTTCCTTCTGCAGATCCTCTGCCAGGCCATCACTCTGCCTTTCAGCTGGCTCATGTTCCGTATCTGGGATACGGCAGTGCGGCGAATGCAGAAGGCCTGGGGCGCGGAAGGTGAAGCAGGCACGGCTTTTGTGATCCTGGTGCCGGCCCATAATGAAGAGACGAGCATCGCCACGACCGTTCGCAGTCTGAAAGCCCTGAATTATCCCAGAGGCCTTTTTGAAATCATGGTCATCGCTGATAACTGCCAGGATAAGACCGCGAGCGTGGCCCGCGCCGAGGGCGTCGAGGTTCTGGAACGCTTTCATGACACGAAGAAGAGCAAGGGCTTCGCGCTGGAATACGCGATCGAAATCCTGCAGAAAAGAGAAACCCATCCCGATGCGATCGTGATCATAGATGCCGATACCACTGTGGATGCCGGTCTTCTAAAAGCCTTCGATCGTCGCCTTCAGAGCGGGCAGGATTGGCTTCAGGCCTATTACCAGGTCGCCAACAGCGAAGACAGCTGGCGCACGCGGCTGATGCACCTCGGCTTTGCGCATTTCAATGGCCTTTGGCTTTTGGGACAGGATACTCTGGGCCTCGGCTCGGCTCTGCGCGGCAACGGGATGGCGTTTTCCTGGAAGGGTCTTGAACGCTGCCCCTGGCAGGCCTATGGTTTGGCCGAGGATCTGGAATTCAGCTGGCATCTGCGCATGAACGGGGAGCGGGTTTTCTTCGTACCCGAGGTCAAGGTCTACGGCGAGATGATCGACGATAATCCCGCCGCGGTCGCCTCACAGCGCCTGCGCTGGGAGCATGGGCGGAAGCAGCTGCGGAAGACCTTTGGTTCGCAGATTTTGAAGAAGCCCTGGCCGCTGTCGCGCCGCTTCATTTACTGGAGCGATCTTCATATGCCGCCGATGGCTGGCTTTGTCATGCGGCTCCTTCTCAATTTGATCGTCGCCATCGCCTTCTATCAGACCGAGTCCACCGAACTCCTGGAGGGCTTGCAGGGCGTGTGTCTGGGCCTCGCCCTGGGACAGATTCTGAATCTTGCGATTTATCTTCTGATGCCGTTTATTGTGATGAAGGTTCCGCGCAGTCACATCAAACTCTTTGTGATCGCGCCGGTGTATGCGCTCTGGAAGGCCGGGCTTCTCTTGAAGAGAGCGCCTTCCACCTGGGTGCGTACGGAGCGGAAAAAATAG
- a CDS encoding cytochrome ubiquinol oxidase subunit I — MTDLLAARTQMALSLGFHIVFAAVGIAMPFLMSIAHHRYLKTRRPEFRVLTKAWSKTVAIFFAVGAVSGTALSFELGLLWPGFMIHAGPIIGMPFSWEGAAFFLEAIFIGIFLYGWKKLPERSHWLSGVMVGLSGVASGFFVICANGWMNSPAGFDWNNGHPINIDPWAAMFNEAALGQGVHMIIASFQAVGFAFAGVHALLYLKLKHPVHHEAMKIAFMVGAVAAIIQPISGDLAAKSVAVRQPIKLAAMEGHFETEKGAPLLIGGLPNVEERRTDYALPLPKALSFLAFGDFNAEVKGLNDFPRELWPPVVVTHIAFQIMVGIGTLMALVGIVGLFWLWKKPQNFLKPLWLKALVAMSPLGLIAIEAGWVVTEVGRQPWVIYGYLKTADALTPRPGIIFTLILYLVIYLALSLVVYQLVRRQITTLQQDLGQTQDKEVSA, encoded by the coding sequence ATGACCGATCTTCTCGCGGCAAGGACTCAGATGGCTCTGAGTCTTGGTTTCCACATCGTGTTCGCAGCCGTCGGCATTGCCATGCCCTTTCTCATGTCCATCGCTCACCATCGTTATCTGAAAACGCGAAGGCCCGAATTCCGCGTCCTGACCAAGGCCTGGTCGAAGACCGTGGCGATTTTTTTCGCGGTTGGGGCCGTATCGGGAACCGCTTTGTCGTTTGAACTGGGCCTTCTGTGGCCGGGCTTTATGATTCATGCCGGGCCTATCATCGGCATGCCCTTTTCCTGGGAAGGCGCGGCCTTTTTCCTGGAAGCGATTTTCATCGGCATCTTTCTTTACGGCTGGAAAAAATTGCCCGAGCGCAGCCACTGGCTCAGCGGGGTGATGGTGGGTCTTTCCGGTGTGGCCTCGGGATTTTTTGTGATCTGCGCCAATGGCTGGATGAATAGCCCGGCGGGTTTTGACTGGAATAATGGCCATCCGATCAATATAGATCCCTGGGCGGCCATGTTCAATGAAGCGGCTTTGGGACAGGGCGTGCATATGATCATCGCCTCGTTTCAGGCGGTTGGTTTTGCCTTTGCCGGCGTGCACGCGCTGCTTTACCTCAAGCTCAAACATCCTGTGCACCATGAGGCGATGAAGATCGCCTTTATGGTGGGCGCGGTGGCCGCGATCATTCAACCCATCAGCGGTGACCTTGCTGCGAAAAGCGTGGCTGTGCGCCAGCCGATTAAACTCGCGGCCATGGAAGGGCATTTTGAGACGGAAAAAGGGGCCCCGCTTTTGATCGGCGGCCTTCCCAATGTGGAAGAGCGGCGCACGGATTATGCGCTGCCCCTACCCAAAGCCCTCAGCTTTCTCGCCTTTGGCGATTTCAATGCCGAGGTGAAGGGTCTGAATGATTTTCCGCGGGAGCTCTGGCCGCCGGTCGTGGTCACGCATATCGCCTTTCAGATCATGGTCGGTATTGGAACGCTTATGGCCCTGGTCGGGATTGTGGGTCTTTTCTGGCTTTGGAAAAAGCCGCAGAATTTTCTTAAACCGCTTTGGCTCAAGGCTCTGGTGGCCATGTCCCCCCTCGGTCTGATTGCGATCGAGGCAGGCTGGGTGGTCACCGAGGTGGGACGGCAGCCGTGGGTGATATACGGCTATCTGAAAACGGCCGATGCTTTGACCCCAAGGCCGGGCATCATCTTTACGCTTATTCTTTACCTCGTGATTTATCTCGCGCTCAGCTTGGTCGTCTATCAGCTCGTTCGCCGCCAGATCACGACGCTGCAGCAGGATCTCGGTCAGACCCAGGATAAGGAGGTGTCGGCATGA
- a CDS encoding glycoside hydrolase family 44 protein produces MMRLTPGAWVLWLSFITTAEAADSLRFQIPANPRRISPEIYGFGTYMHEDRDQEKIWELQPTNYRWGGNTSSRFNYKIDAWNSAQDWFFHNYAADKPKMINRFMAENIKRKAASYITLPMLPWIAKDGASVSFPRSLFPVQENFDGDAGNGIGPDGQKLKSDPKLTSIPNSPEFVASWVQQLKTQFGPYPHYYIMDNEPMLWNSTHRDVVHEPLRYESYLNRYISFAQAVRKADPAAVIVGPAAWGWMEMQYSAWDIEGPHSAGKRQTDRKAHGDQPFLEWFLDQLKKKEKELKVSLLDQLDVHYYPEMDRWPQGSDSDPGRRKALLNATRSLWDRQYRDQSWIDDRIYFIPRLQELARRLRPDVKVSIGEYNFRSEYDVAGAVAQAEILGIFARTGLHAAQYWDFPKKDGTHRYAFLLFRNYDGKGLAFGDEWIDNSMNSQEHVSVFASRHSASRRVTIVLLNKHVTQKQNLRLDLSPWPSLKGLRLFTYFSPSNDGKIKGENRKLKPGPQVAISMQPLSMHLLELAY; encoded by the coding sequence ATGATGCGACTGACTCCCGGGGCCTGGGTTCTTTGGCTTTCGTTCATCACCACGGCCGAGGCTGCCGATTCCCTACGGTTTCAAATACCTGCGAATCCACGCCGGATCAGTCCTGAAATCTATGGTTTCGGGACCTATATGCATGAAGACAGGGACCAGGAAAAAATCTGGGAGCTGCAGCCCACCAATTACCGCTGGGGCGGCAACACCAGCAGTCGCTTCAACTATAAAATCGACGCCTGGAACTCGGCTCAGGATTGGTTTTTTCATAACTATGCGGCCGATAAACCGAAGATGATCAACCGCTTCATGGCCGAGAACATCAAGCGGAAGGCGGCGTCTTACATCACGCTGCCGATGCTGCCCTGGATCGCCAAGGATGGGGCATCGGTGAGTTTTCCGCGTTCGCTGTTTCCCGTGCAGGAAAATTTTGATGGGGATGCGGGCAACGGGATTGGGCCCGATGGACAGAAGCTGAAGAGCGATCCCAAGCTCACCAGTATTCCGAACAGCCCGGAATTCGTGGCGTCCTGGGTGCAGCAGCTCAAGACGCAGTTCGGCCCTTATCCGCACTATTACATCATGGATAACGAACCCATGCTCTGGAATAGCACCCATCGTGATGTGGTGCATGAACCCCTGCGCTATGAAAGCTACTTGAATCGCTATATCAGCTTCGCCCAGGCCGTTCGCAAAGCCGATCCCGCCGCCGTGATCGTCGGCCCGGCCGCCTGGGGCTGGATGGAAATGCAGTATTCCGCCTGGGATATCGAAGGTCCGCATAGCGCCGGGAAAAGGCAGACTGATCGCAAGGCTCATGGCGATCAGCCTTTTCTGGAATGGTTTTTGGATCAGCTGAAGAAAAAGGAAAAGGAGCTTAAAGTTTCCCTGCTCGATCAGCTTGATGTTCACTATTATCCCGAAATGGATCGCTGGCCCCAGGGGAGCGACAGTGATCCCGGTCGCCGCAAAGCGCTTTTAAATGCGACCCGTTCGCTCTGGGATCGGCAGTACCGCGATCAAAGCTGGATCGACGACAGGATCTATTTCATACCCCGGCTTCAGGAGCTGGCGCGACGCCTGCGTCCAGATGTGAAGGTCTCCATCGGTGAATACAATTTCCGTTCGGAGTACGACGTCGCCGGCGCCGTGGCCCAGGCCGAGATCCTTGGGATCTTTGCGCGTACCGGACTGCATGCGGCTCAGTACTGGGATTTTCCGAAGAAGGACGGCACCCACCGTTACGCCTTCCTTCTTTTTCGCAATTATGATGGCAAAGGACTGGCTTTCGGCGATGAATGGATCGACAACTCCATGAATAGTCAGGAGCATGTCTCGGTTTTTGCATCCCGGCACAGCGCCAGCCGCCGCGTGACCATCGTACTTTTGAATAAGCATGTGACGCAGAAGCAGAACCTGCGCCTGGACCTCTCGCCCTGGCCATCCCTCAAGGGTCTGCGACTTTTCACTTATTTTTCGCCCAGCAATGATGGCAAAATCAAAGGAGAAAATCGCAAGCTCAAACCGGGACCGCAGGTCGCCATCAGTATGCAGCCTCTCAGCATGCATCTTCTGGAGCTTGCTTACTAA
- a CDS encoding nucleoside phosphorylase, whose protein sequence is MQSTSPLAPMHMNITAQDLKGNGRLGRYILLPGSDGRAEAMAQRLQNVKVLTHSRRHNFYMGTWQNLDIGVMSSGMGCPSMDIIATELLHQGARRIIRVGTAGSLQPQRLRIGSLVIPTAAVRDEGTSRHYLDPTIPVQASLEFLDAVRRAAAEQKMLDRIFLGITHTKDSLYAREFGEGPMQPEHKRYMEHLHAAGVLASEMECAQLFTLTQVWNQKLLQTESARPAVRSGAILAIIGDDQPFADGDIVKATIEKAMDLGFATIDNWSKNEDRSWL, encoded by the coding sequence ATGCAATCAACGTCCCCGCTCGCGCCCATGCATATGAACATCACAGCCCAGGATTTGAAGGGCAACGGCCGCCTGGGTCGCTATATTTTATTGCCCGGATCCGATGGCCGCGCCGAGGCCATGGCGCAACGCCTGCAGAATGTCAAAGTTCTCACGCATTCCCGCCGTCACAACTTTTATATGGGCACCTGGCAGAATCTGGATATCGGCGTGATGAGCTCCGGCATGGGCTGCCCCAGCATGGACATCATCGCCACGGAACTTCTGCATCAGGGCGCGCGGCGCATCATTCGGGTGGGAACCGCTGGATCCTTGCAGCCGCAGCGCCTGCGTATCGGCAGTCTCGTCATTCCCACGGCCGCCGTGCGTGATGAGGGGACGAGCCGGCATTATCTCGATCCCACGATTCCCGTTCAGGCCTCTCTTGAATTCTTGGATGCTGTCCGGCGCGCGGCCGCTGAACAGAAGATGCTGGACAGAATTTTTCTGGGCATCACCCATACCAAAGATTCCCTTTATGCCCGTGAATTCGGCGAAGGTCCCATGCAGCCCGAGCATAAGCGCTACATGGAGCATCTGCATGCCGCCGGTGTGCTCGCCTCGGAAATGGAATGCGCGCAGCTCTTTACGCTGACGCAGGTGTGGAATCAAAAACTCCTGCAGACCGAAAGCGCTCGGCCAGCCGTTCGGTCGGGCGCCATCCTCGCCATCATCGGGGATGACCAGCCTTTTGCCGATGGGGACATCGTCAAAGCCACGATTGAAAAAGCCATGGACCTTGGCTTTGCCACGATCGACAATTGGTCGAAAAATGAGGATCGCTCATGGTTATGA
- a CDS encoding serine protease, producing METSEVKSICGKTQDFVAINNYRGTVSYVQEREEAVGRLNQNCSGTYIGTVGAYKNLFLTAGHCGSKGQSASVEFNYEANADGPVVTVKGKFVESSSSPDYALIQLNADPGVTPTPLGSSATSSLTIIQHPEARPKVVAFGSLSGSASGSRIYYAGLDTQGGSSGSGVLNTSGQLVGVHTLGGCSSSGGTNSGWTISGIRAASSIL from the coding sequence GTGGAAACCAGTGAAGTCAAATCCATCTGCGGCAAAACCCAGGACTTTGTGGCTATCAATAACTATCGCGGCACAGTCTCCTATGTGCAGGAACGTGAAGAGGCTGTCGGTCGCTTGAATCAAAACTGTTCGGGAACTTACATCGGCACCGTCGGAGCCTATAAGAATCTGTTCCTGACTGCAGGCCACTGCGGCAGCAAAGGTCAGAGCGCATCCGTGGAATTCAATTATGAAGCCAATGCCGACGGCCCGGTCGTGACGGTCAAAGGCAAATTTGTTGAATCGAGCAGCTCGCCGGATTATGCGCTGATTCAATTGAACGCTGATCCCGGCGTGACACCCACTCCACTGGGCAGTTCGGCGACGAGCAGCCTCACCATTATTCAGCATCCGGAAGCCAGGCCCAAAGTGGTGGCCTTCGGCTCGCTTTCCGGCAGCGCCAGCGGCTCGCGCATTTATTATGCAGGCCTCGATACGCAAGGCGGCAGCTCAGGATCGGGCGTTCTGAATACAAGCGGTCAGCTGGTGGGCGTACATACCCTCGGCGGCTGCAGTTCATCCGGTGGAACCAACAGCGGCTGGACCATCTCGGGAATTCGCGCGGCTTCCAGCATCCTTTGA
- a CDS encoding SRPBCC domain-containing protein translates to MFETLVKDTQTLPTPRAQVFATLVDWTRYADWNPYIVRIDGQPQVGQAIRVFFSMGFGPAMPLSCRVTTVDPSKTMLAWDYKAFIPWLYTARHSFTVEDSPGGQSLVIQTEDIKGLMASSLFRIFHKLLQRRFQAMHAALRKRVAHAAA, encoded by the coding sequence ATGTTTGAAACGCTGGTGAAGGATACTCAGACGCTGCCGACCCCGCGTGCGCAGGTTTTTGCAACGCTGGTGGACTGGACTCGCTATGCGGACTGGAATCCTTATATCGTCCGCATAGACGGCCAGCCGCAGGTGGGACAGGCAATTCGCGTGTTCTTTTCCATGGGCTTTGGGCCGGCCATGCCGCTGAGCTGCCGCGTGACGACCGTGGATCCTTCCAAAACCATGCTGGCCTGGGATTACAAGGCGTTCATTCCCTGGCTTTACACGGCGCGCCATAGCTTTACAGTGGAAGACAGCCCAGGTGGCCAGTCCCTTGTCATTCAGACAGAAGATATCAAGGGCCTTATGGCCTCGTCCCTCTTCCGCATCTTTCATAAGCTTCTGCAAAGGCGCTTTCAGGCGATGCACGCGGCCCTTAGGAAACGAGTGGCCCACGCAGCAGCCTGA
- a CDS encoding rod shape-determining protein, with amino-acid sequence MVCRLAMDLGTAKTIIADETHGILCKQPSLVGFDSKSRRPVAVGAKAARLFGRTPHSIVITRPLKAGRVHDFEAAAMMLRSFFESLSLRPRNVQLVVGIPVGLTAAEKLALRHLLRDLGVRSVHLVEEHIASAAHESLNLMQECAGVIIDVGAGLTELALLGSGTVLASRSLSWSGDRLTEEIERILIQNYALRPCTSIVDSVRWRLLHPEQDPGPWIYRGYHLLLKRAVGFTLKKEDFFGLLPSFCDDVHKGLLEILTEAGIPSHDAALYDGGLTLTGSALPLDLLSRNLETRTGLPVHISSEPNESVVHGLRRMLTYADYF; translated from the coding sequence ATGGTCTGTCGACTCGCAATGGATCTGGGAACCGCCAAAACCATTATTGCCGATGAAACCCACGGCATACTCTGCAAGCAGCCAAGCCTTGTGGGATTTGATAGCAAGAGCCGTCGACCCGTGGCGGTGGGAGCGAAAGCCGCACGGCTCTTCGGGCGCACGCCGCATTCGATCGTCATCACGAGGCCACTCAAGGCCGGTCGGGTGCACGATTTCGAAGCCGCCGCCATGATGCTCCGATCCTTTTTCGAATCCCTCTCGCTCCGGCCCCGCAATGTGCAGCTGGTGGTCGGAATCCCGGTTGGACTCACCGCTGCGGAAAAGCTGGCCTTGCGCCATCTCCTGCGGGATCTCGGCGTTCGCAGTGTTCATCTGGTGGAAGAGCACATCGCGAGCGCGGCCCATGAAAGTCTGAATCTGATGCAGGAATGCGCTGGCGTCATCATTGACGTGGGCGCGGGGCTGACGGAACTTGCGCTTTTAGGGTCCGGCACCGTCCTCGCCTCGCGCAGTCTTTCCTGGTCCGGTGATCGCCTGACCGAAGAGATCGAACGCATCCTGATTCAAAATTATGCGCTGCGCCCCTGCACGAGCATCGTGGATTCGGTGCGCTGGCGCCTTCTGCATCCCGAGCAGGATCCAGGGCCCTGGATTTACCGCGGCTATCATCTTCTATTGAAACGCGCCGTGGGATTTACTTTGAAAAAAGAGGATTTCTTCGGCCTTTTGCCGTCTTTTTGCGATGATGTCCATAAGGGTCTTTTGGAAATACTGACGGAAGCCGGAATCCCATCCCACGATGCGGCTCTCTATGATGGTGGCCTGACCCTGACCGGATCGGCGCTGCCTTTGGATCTTCTGAGCAGGAATTTGGAAACCCGCACCGGCCTGCCGGTCCATATTTCATCCGAGCCCAATGAAAGCGTTGTGCATGGCCTTCGCAGGATGCTGACCTACGCCGACTATTTTTGA
- a CDS encoding cytochrome d ubiquinol oxidase subunit II gives MSMVDVVLIFLGLAILFYVLFGGADLGGGIMELFLSKDTREDERALITHAMAPVWEANHVWLILAVVIVFMGFPRVYTEGSTYLHLPLMAVLVGIVARGCAFTFRYYDTARTYRRTYTRIFAYSSLWTAFFLGVLGGSSVAGLINPEAKTYAELFLDPWLNPFCISLGLFTASFCTMLATIFLVGEADEIELTRILRRKAKIALVVTSLIAPLPLIMAEFMGRPLLQMILQHPMSLGFFALAILLVPLVWISLNRSIWTTWARAFSVMLVASIILSWFMAQYPTALYYAPDSYHRALSFYEAAAPAATLRVLVGALVVGSLCIFPALAYLFKIFKWDTLDEERRYKP, from the coding sequence ATGAGCATGGTGGATGTCGTTCTCATTTTTCTGGGGCTTGCCATTCTTTTTTATGTGCTCTTTGGTGGCGCCGACCTGGGCGGCGGCATCATGGAACTTTTTTTAAGCAAGGATACGCGCGAAGACGAGCGGGCTTTGATCACCCACGCGATGGCTCCGGTCTGGGAGGCCAATCACGTCTGGCTGATCCTGGCGGTCGTGATCGTATTCATGGGTTTTCCCCGCGTCTATACCGAGGGCAGCACCTATCTGCATCTGCCGCTCATGGCGGTGCTCGTCGGAATCGTGGCGCGCGGCTGCGCCTTCACCTTTCGCTACTATGATACGGCGCGCACGTACCGGCGAACGTATACACGAATCTTCGCCTATTCCAGCCTTTGGACGGCTTTTTTCCTGGGTGTTTTGGGCGGCTCGTCGGTGGCGGGTTTGATCAATCCCGAAGCCAAGACCTATGCGGAACTCTTTTTGGATCCCTGGCTCAATCCCTTCTGTATCAGTCTCGGGCTTTTTACCGCCAGTTTCTGCACGATGCTGGCCACCATCTTTTTGGTGGGCGAGGCGGATGAAATCGAACTCACCCGCATCCTGCGTCGCAAGGCCAAGATCGCTTTGGTCGTCACCTCTCTGATCGCGCCTTTGCCTTTGATCATGGCGGAATTCATGGGACGACCGCTCTTACAGATGATACTGCAGCACCCGATGAGCCTCGGCTTCTTCGCTTTGGCCATCCTGCTTGTGCCTTTGGTGTGGATCAGCCTCAATCGCTCGATCTGGACGACCTGGGCGCGCGCATTCAGCGTCATGCTCGTGGCCTCGATCATCCTGTCCTGGTTCATGGCCCAGTATCCGACCGCCCTTTACTATGCGCCCGACTCGTACCATCGCGCGCTCAGCTTTTACGAAGCAGCGGCACCGGCCGCGACCTTGCGTGTGCTGGTCGGTGCTCTCGTGGTGGGCTCCCTCTGCATATTTCCAGCGCTCGCTTATCTTTTCAAGATTTTCAAGTGGGACACCCTGGATGAAGAGCGACGTTACAAGCCCTGA
- a CDS encoding CBU_0592 family membrane protein, whose amino-acid sequence MVMSWDQILSLFGAALLLGAYALQAATRDGAHKKTYLTMNLFGSAALTVTAVVNNQLGFIILEGIWAIISAVSLLKVLRQKPS is encoded by the coding sequence ATGGTTATGAGTTGGGATCAGATTCTATCTTTGTTCGGTGCTGCGCTCTTGCTTGGGGCTTATGCGCTGCAGGCCGCCACCCGCGATGGGGCCCATAAGAAGACCTATCTGACGATGAATCTTTTCGGGTCGGCGGCCTTGACCGTGACCGCGGTCGTCAACAATCAGCTGGGTTTTATCATCCTGGAAGGAATCTGGGCGATTATCAGCGCCGTTTCCCTGTTGAAAGTCCTGAGGCAAAAACCTTCGTGA